One Amaranthus tricolor cultivar Red isolate AtriRed21 chromosome 1, ASM2621246v1, whole genome shotgun sequence DNA window includes the following coding sequences:
- the LOC130817825 gene encoding 60S ribosomal protein L22-3-like, whose translation MCRGAVAGAKGKEKGASFTIDCTKPVEDKIMDIASLEKFFQERIKVGGKAGALGDSVTVTREKSLIAVKCGSNFSKRYLKYLTKKYLKKHNVRDWLRVIASNKDRNVYELRYFNIGENEAEEEE comes from the exons ATGTGTCGTGGAGCAGTAGCCGGTGCCAAGGGCAAGGAGAAGGGAGCTTCCTTCACAATCGACTGTACAAAGCCTGTAGAAGATAAAATTATGGACATTGCTTCTCTGGAGAAGTTTTTTCAGGAGAGAATCAAGGTTGGTGGTAAGGCGGGTGCCCTCGGAGATTCTGTTACAGTTACTCGCGAGAAGAGCTTAATTGCTGTTAAATGTGGCAGTAATTTCTCCAAGAG GTACTTGAagtatttaacaaaaaaatacttGAAGAAGCATAATGTACGAGATTGGCTTCGGGTCATCGCTTCTAACAAGGATCGTAACGTATATGAGTTGCGGTATTTTAACATTGGTGAGAATGAAGCCGAGGAGGAAGAGTAG
- the LOC130817831 gene encoding 60S ribosomal protein L22-3-like yields MCRGAVAGAKGKKKGASFTIDCTKPVEDKIMDIASLEKFFQERIKVGGKAGALGDTVTVTREKSMITVKCDSNFSKRYLKYLTKKYLKKHNVRDWLRVIASNKDRNVYELRYFNIGENEAEEEE; encoded by the exons ATGTGTCGAGGAGCAGTAGCCGGTGCCAAAGGCAAGAAGAAGGGTGCTTCCTTCACAATCGATTGTACAAAGCCTGTTGAAGATAAAATTATGGACATTGCTTCTCTTGAGAAGTTTTTTCAGGAGAGAATCAAGGTTGGTGGTAAGGCGGGTGCGCTCGGAGATACGGTTACAGTTACTCGTGAGAAGAGCATGATTACTGTTAAATGTGACAGTAATTTCTCCAAGAG GTACTTGAAGTATTTGACCAAAAAATACTTGAAGAAGCATAATGTGCGAGATTGGCTTCGTGTCATTGCGTCTAACAAGGATCGCAACGTATATGAGTTGCGGTATTTTAACATTGGTGAGAATGAAGCTGAGGAAGAAGAGTAG
- the LOC130817818 gene encoding uncharacterized protein LOC130817818 has protein sequence MAVHHDIASDALQCTDHPFRTSSPAGGICAFCLQDKLGKLVSSSSSSFFIGSSSSSSPSFRSDIHSSSTSVNGVSMSLSLSNAPASSSNVGVSSGSNNRYHHFHNHQDFGGAAGYQYHHRRARIPFLLTQKKKKKSPVTVSSSSNTAENRSTVLKRSKSTATSRSGRNFDSDYSQDFSPRRRGFWSFLHLSNTQNRKTHKPDPEPVTNPPPPPPPPPPQAVVVVDETDDSPNSSGSNATSFGRKVSRSRSVGCGSRSFSGDFFERISTGFGDCTLRRVESQREGSKHRHSTSRASGDTIREKVRCGGLFGGFIITSSSSSTSSSSSYWPAEGKPNGPTTTPGNGPLIHGRSRSWAWAFASPMRAIKPTIIKDGKRELGGVSTTNNGGNRKNPNLSDIPSLLSVRS, from the coding sequence ATGGCGGTCCATCACGACATTGCTTCGGATGCTTTACAATGTACTGATCATCCTTTTCGTACTTCTTCTCCTGCTGGAGGGATCTGTGCTTTCTGCCTTCAAGATAAGCTTGGTAAacttgtttcttcttcttcttcgtcTTTCTTTATTGGTTCTTCTTCTTCGTCTTCTCCTTCTTTCAGATCTGATATTCATTCTTCAAGTACGTCTGTTAATGGTGTTTCGATGTCGCTCTCTTTGTCGAATGCACCTGCTTCTAGTTCTAATGTTGGTGTTAGTAGTGGTAGTAACAATCGCTATCACCATTTTCATAATCATCAAGATTTTGGTGGTGCTGCGGGGTATCAATATCATCATCGAAGGGCCCGCATACCTTTTCTTCTCActcaaaaaaagaagaaaaaatcacCTGTTACTGTTTCTTCATCTTCTAATACAGCTGAAAATCGGTCTACAGTTCTTAAAAGAAGTAAATCTACAGCTACTTCTCGATCTGGTCGCAATTTTGATTCTGATTATTCTCAGGATTTTAGCCCTAGACGAAGAGGGTTTTGGtcttttcttcatctttctaATACTCAGAACAGGAAAACACACAAACCCGACCCAGAACCCGTTACAAACCCTCCCCCTCCCCCTCCACCTCCTCCGCCGCAAGCGGTTGTGGTGGTGGATGAAACAGATGATAGTCCCAACAGTAGTGGAAGCAATGCGACGTCGTTTGGTAGAAAAGTATCCAGATCTAGATCTGTAGGATGTGGTAGTCGAAGCTTTTCCGGTGATTTCTTTGAGAGAATCTCAACTGGATTTGGAGATTGTACTCTTCGGCGCGTGGAATCACAGCGTGAAGGAAGTAAACATCGTCATTCAACTTCACGCGCTTCTGGAGACACCATTAGAGAGAAAGTACGTTGTGGTGGACTTTTTGGTGGGTTTATCAtcacatcatcttcatcttcaacctCATCTTCTTCCTCGTATTGGCCAGCAGAAGGAAAACCCAATGGTCCAACCACAACACCAGGTAATGGGCCGCTAATCCATGGAAGAAGTAGGAGTTGGGCTTGGGCTTTTGCTAGCCCAATGAGAGCCATTAAGCCCACGATCATCAAAGATGGTAAAAGGGAATTGGGCGGTGTCAGCACCACCAACAATGGCGGAAATCGGAAGAACCCTAATTTAAGTGatattccttcattactatctgtaagaagttaa